A window of the Drosophila simulans strain w501 chromosome 2L, Prin_Dsim_3.1, whole genome shotgun sequence genome harbors these coding sequences:
- the LOC6731409 gene encoding protein spaetzle 3 yields MALTNFSLPFGALGQPWGVTIAPLHPIHQLASNTNNLLYSPADHQQQTPAEAAADPEYFKNNPYAPPQSGGYQYQNTAGRRKQSNAYLPPTAPNAVRNSVYHIQQVQQTQQQQTQQQHQQQDQLENSVSFQSTSSRSSSSSTTGQSSIQLTQTHASGRGPAEGSYSRYPGQQAQPPQQQQPQQKQYFNAHGSASATFTKNSGSFSITSFGSRQQQQQPPQPQQPPPSQQQQPPPAPPPQRSRQAKPEAQPAQTYGVAPPENYPERAPGFTRVQAGQGSRTQVHAVLDYDVEEGEEDEEEDGEEEGQFYEGQENDKSNNNQMPTVTPIQGPIYLKNGTVPVVPLFSYPKLNNGSFLQIPIWWTALSVALGLDVRGDVIKGVPCIKRYHQLFCPTAGNSYPIDKIERFIDDNKALMRRMYGDFEMNMEGPGGGGGRQQGKVRKRRFIDEPDIFIPPGAFAANAGETVEAGDSYFGQLRKKRQAAAGGSRNRGGSAGGSGNGNTNANRQPGNKNGSSGTGRLDACESKIEIVTPYWASNSAGKIRAIVNTQHFEQAIHQEVCSNTQTPRCEGECGCEQKYKWHRLLAYDPDNDCKGIFMDWFLFPSCCVCRCNP; encoded by the exons GCAGACTCCCGCGGAGGCAGCCGCCGATCCGGAGTACTTCAAGAACAATCCCTATGCGCCGCCGCAATCGGGTGGTTATCAATATCAAAATACCGCTGGACGACGCAAGCAGAGCAACGCCTACTTGCCACCGACAGCGCCGAATGCTGTCCGGAACTCCGTTTACCACATCCAGCAGGTAcagcagacgcagcagcagcaaacccagcaacagcaccagcagcaggatcagctTGAAAACAGCGTGTCCTTCCAAAGCACCAGTTCCAGGTCAAGTTCGAGCAGCACCACGGGCCAAAGTTCCATCCAGCTGACACAGACTCATGCGAGTGGCCGGGGTCCGGCGGAGGGTTCGTACTCCCGATATCCCGGACAGCAAGcacagccgccgcagcagcagcaaccgcaacagAAGCAATATTTCAATGCACATGGCAGTGCCAGTGCCACATTTACTAAGAACAGCGGCAGCTTTAGTATTACCAGCTTTGGCAGcaggcaacagcagcagcagccaccgcAGCCGCAACAACCACCGCcatcgcaacagcagcaaccaccACCTGCACCACCGCCCCAAAGGTCCAGGCAGGCCAAGCCGGAGGCTCAACCAGCCCAGACATATGGAGTTGCCCCGCCGGAGAATTATCCGGAACGAGCACCAGGATTCACACGGGTTCAGGCTGGTCAGGGATCCAGGACTCAGGTACACGCCGTTCTAGACTACGACGTGGAGGAGggcgaggaggatgaggaggaggacggGGAGGAGGAAGGGCAGTTTTACGAAGGACAAGAGAATG ATAAGTCGAATAACAATCAGATGCCCACAGTGACGCCCATCCAGGGACCGATTTACTTGAAGAACGGGACGGTGCCAGTGGTGCCGCTCTTCTCCTATCCGAAACTCAACAACGGATCGTTCCTACAGATTCCG ATCTGGTGGACGGCTTTGTCGGTGGCTTTGGGACTGGATGTGCGCGGCGATGTCATCAAGGGAGTGCCGTGCATCAAGCGATATCATCAACTGTTCTGCCCCACGGCCGGCAATAGTTATCCCAT TGACAAGATTGAACGTTTCATAGACGACAACAAGGCCCTGATGCGACGGATGTACGGCGACTTTGAGATGAACATGGAGGGTcctggcggaggaggtggcagACAACAAGGCAAGGTGCGAAAGCGTCGCTTCATAGACGAGCCGGATATATTCATACCCCCGGGAGCATTTGCTGCCAATGCCGGGGAGACCGTCGAAGCCGGAGATAGTTACTTTGGCCAACTCCGGAAAAAGCGCCAAGCTGCCGCCGGAGGAAGTCGAAATAGAGGCGGATCTGCCGGAGGAAGTGGCAACGGGAACACGAATGCCAATAGGCAACCGGGAAATAAGAATGGTAGTTCGGGCACTGGAAGACTCGATGCCTGCGAGTCGAAGATTGAAATTGTCACACCGTACTGGGCATCGAACTCCGCGGGTAAGATCAGAGCCATCGTAAATACTCAGCATTTCGAGCAGGCGATTCACCAGGAGGTTTGCAG CAATACCCAAACTCCAAGATGTGAGGGCGAGTGTGGATGCGAGCAGAAATACAAATGGCATAGATTACTCGCCTACGATCCTGATAACGATTGCAAGGGCATTTTTATGGATTGGTTCCTGTTTCCTTCGTGCTGTGTCTGTAGATGTAATCCCTAG